One window of Acidobacteriota bacterium genomic DNA carries:
- a CDS encoding SUMF1/EgtB/PvdO family nonheme iron enzyme codes for MRKTIFLLILAVLTFGCGGGEEAAEGAGEAIAPDPADEMPDPFEAPMVSIPGGEYTIGSDWRSDKVKGQPQWYEPAHTVEVEPFKIDVFEVTYEQFLNFDIAEDREYKIQGDWRSYYAPGKELKPVANVTLDDAKAFCEWKGKRLPTEIEWEVAARGENASRYPWGDEWDPAKTNTNERGFSDTMEVGQNPEDKSDFGVYDMMGNAQEWTSSLLKPYPNSPARSRNDRNVYSQNLQVVRGGSYALKGSQIGLFTRIGFPAGMQSGTGIRCAMDAEPEGEAEEDSN; via the coding sequence ATGAGAAAAACGATCTTCCTGCTGATATTGGCTGTGTTGACGTTTGGTTGCGGGGGAGGCGAAGAGGCGGCTGAAGGGGCCGGGGAGGCTATTGCCCCTGATCCTGCCGATGAGATGCCCGATCCTTTCGAGGCTCCCATGGTCTCGATTCCTGGGGGAGAGTATACGATCGGCAGCGACTGGCGATCTGACAAGGTGAAGGGTCAGCCTCAATGGTACGAACCCGCCCACACCGTCGAAGTTGAACCCTTCAAAATCGACGTCTTTGAAGTAACCTACGAGCAGTTCCTGAACTTTGACATCGCCGAAGACCGCGAATACAAGATCCAGGGCGACTGGCGCAGCTACTACGCTCCCGGCAAGGAACTCAAGCCGGTGGCCAACGTGACCTTGGACGACGCCAAGGCCTTCTGCGAATGGAAGGGCAAGCGCCTTCCCACCGAGATCGAATGGGAGGTGGCCGCCCGCGGCGAGAACGCTTCCCGTTATCCCTGGGGCGATGAGTGGGACCCCGCCAAGACCAACACCAACGAACGGGGCTTCTCGGACACCATGGAGGTAGGCCAGAATCCCGAAGACAAGAGCGACTTCGGGGTCTATGACATGATGGGCAACGCTCAGGAATGGACCTCCAGCCTGCTCAAGCCCTATCCCAATTCTCCGGCCCGTTCCCGCAACGACCGCAACGTCTATTCGCAGAACTTGCAGGTGGTGCGGGGCGGATCATACGCCTTGAAGGGTTCGCAGATCGGTCTCTTCACGCGTATCGGCTTTCCGGCCGGCATGCAGAGCGGCACCGGCATCCGCTGCGCCATGGACGCCGAGCCCGAAGGCGAAGCCGAAGAAGATTCCAACTAG